The following coding sequences are from one Roseburia hominis A2-183 window:
- a CDS encoding serine/threonine protein kinase translates to MLSVLGSGSFGTVFLAEHLKLKIYRAIKRIPRSLSDRSSFSLESDFLAEAALLKNLNHPGIPLIYDIDEDDAYLYMIEEYIQGESLETFVSHQKSISEELIVKLGIQLCDIFTYLHHLSPYPILYQDLKPEHIILCGDQVKLLDFGIASFFTGFGKNFQLYGTSRYCAPEILRGQPVTPAADIYSLGRVLTELSDAMSCRCSRQLRYILEQACAADPADRCQEACDLKAALLRVPLSENQQSSHLIRNIAVIGSRPGAGATHISISLVSTMNQKHIPAIYAAADGSASLLHAARANHRLIDQNGIFIYGSFRGIPDYGDSVSVSVPPDDCVVRDYGTRAPALAELASFDLILFVLNGGDWDFVQAAAYGKQLALLPQTRFLCNHGCRSAAKAYARQLGHRVYCFPEDAVPYDTTPEKERLVSSILPKKGGRRHLLF, encoded by the coding sequence ATTCTTTCCGTACTCGGTTCCGGTAGTTTCGGTACCGTATTTCTCGCCGAGCATCTCAAGCTGAAGATTTATCGGGCCATCAAGCGAATCCCCAGATCTCTGTCAGATAGATCTTCTTTCTCCCTGGAATCTGACTTCCTCGCGGAAGCAGCTCTTCTGAAGAATCTTAATCATCCAGGAATCCCCCTCATATATGATATCGACGAAGATGACGCCTATCTTTATATGATTGAAGAATACATTCAGGGTGAATCACTCGAGACGTTTGTCTCTCATCAAAAAAGCATTTCTGAGGAACTGATCGTAAAACTGGGCATACAGCTATGCGACATTTTTACCTATCTGCATCATTTATCTCCATACCCGATCCTGTATCAGGACTTAAAGCCGGAGCATATTATATTATGTGGAGATCAGGTAAAATTACTCGATTTTGGCATTGCATCTTTTTTTACCGGTTTCGGAAAAAATTTCCAACTTTACGGGACAAGCCGCTACTGCGCACCGGAAATCCTGCGCGGACAGCCCGTCACTCCGGCCGCCGACATCTACAGTCTCGGCAGGGTTTTAACGGAGCTTTCGGACGCCATGTCCTGCCGCTGTTCCAGACAGCTTCGGTACATCTTAGAGCAGGCGTGCGCTGCAGATCCGGCAGACCGCTGTCAGGAGGCCTGCGATCTGAAAGCCGCACTGCTTCGTGTACCATTATCAGAGAATCAGCAGTCTTCGCATCTCATTCGGAACATTGCCGTCATCGGGAGCAGACCCGGTGCAGGCGCCACGCATATTTCCATTTCTCTTGTCAGCACCATGAATCAAAAACATATTCCCGCAATCTATGCTGCCGCGGACGGGAGCGCATCGCTTCTACACGCCGCCAGGGCAAATCATCGTCTGATCGACCAGAACGGGATCTTTATTTATGGAAGCTTCCGCGGGATTCCGGACTATGGGGACAGTGTATCTGTTTCCGTTCCGCCGGATGACTGCGTTGTAAGGGACTATGGCACCCGCGCGCCCGCGCTTGCCGAGCTGGCTTCTTTTGACCTGATTCTTTTCGTCTTAAACGGAGGAGACTGGGATTTTGTACAGGCAGCCGCCTATGGGAAACAGCTGGCACTGCTGCCACAGACACGTTTTCTCTGCAATCACGGCTGCCGCTCTGCCGCAAAGGCATACGCACGGCAGTTAGGTCACCGCGTCTACTGCTTTCCGGAAGATGCGGTTCCATACGATACAACACCCGAAAAGGAACGGCTTGTTTCGTCCATCTTACCGAAGAAAGGAGGGAGACGGCATCTTCTATTTTGA
- a CDS encoding glycosyl hydrolase family 18 protein — MKNTKKNIIPVIAVLVLIVIIILFMLLGRLIEKYTPSKEHQELSEYYGLASDDSVALIFNNEVLSVQGRLIDGNVYLDFETVHDKINSRFFWDANENKLLYTTATDLISADAESTTYYVTKDARTLDHTIVKADASTAYIAIDFVKQYSDFDYTVYDQPNRVVLTNQWGDYNTAPVKKSTELRYQGGIKSPILADLAKGTVLTVLEPDETWTKVMTEDGIIGYVKTKALGSTSTATRTSDYTAEEFSHIKKDFSINLGWHQVTNSSANANIANVLSNTKGLNVISPTWFYLKDTNGGIGSLASSDYVNYCHQNNIEVWALVSNFGAKDQGLESPDTTQVLTYSSRRESLINNLISAAIQYKLDGINVDFESLDPSIGDSYIQFIRELSLKCANNGIVLSVDNYPPTAYTAFYNRSEQAVFADYVILMGYDEHYAGSEEAGSVASIGFVNQGVADTLQSVPADQLILGMPFYTRVWSETPVSDDGAAVSTTEDTSDSDTLYELDCYSAGMKEVQNLISTNGAVPVWSDTDGQYYVEYINGGVTYKIWVEDATSLEEKLKVMQSNQLAGGAFWKLGLEDPAVWDTIIKYIN; from the coding sequence ATGAAGAATACAAAAAAGAATATTATACCGGTCATTGCCGTTCTTGTTTTAATCGTCATTATCATTCTGTTCATGCTGCTCGGGCGACTGATCGAAAAATACACGCCCTCCAAGGAACACCAGGAGTTATCCGAGTATTACGGGCTTGCATCTGATGATTCCGTAGCCCTGATCTTTAATAATGAAGTGTTGTCTGTGCAGGGGCGACTGATCGACGGAAACGTATATCTGGATTTTGAGACGGTTCACGATAAGATCAACAGCCGTTTTTTCTGGGATGCCAATGAGAACAAGCTTTTATACACCACCGCCACCGACCTGATCTCGGCGGATGCGGAGAGCACGACCTACTATGTGACCAAAGACGCCCGGACGTTAGATCACACGATTGTAAAGGCAGATGCCTCCACCGCATATATTGCGATCGATTTCGTAAAACAGTATTCCGATTTTGATTATACCGTATACGATCAGCCGAACCGCGTTGTCCTCACAAACCAGTGGGGCGACTACAACACCGCTCCTGTCAAGAAATCCACGGAGCTGCGCTATCAGGGCGGCATCAAGAGTCCGATTCTCGCCGACCTTGCAAAAGGAACCGTGCTCACGGTTTTAGAGCCGGACGAGACCTGGACGAAGGTGATGACGGAGGACGGCATCATCGGCTATGTAAAGACCAAAGCCCTCGGCAGCACTTCCACCGCGACCCGGACCAGCGACTACACTGCGGAAGAATTTTCGCATATTAAAAAAGATTTCTCCATCAATCTCGGCTGGCATCAGGTGACCAACAGCAGTGCGAACGCAAACATTGCGAACGTACTTTCAAACACCAAGGGACTCAATGTCATCTCTCCGACCTGGTTTTACTTAAAGGATACGAACGGAGGCATCGGTTCCCTGGCAAGTTCTGATTATGTAAACTATTGTCACCAGAACAACATTGAAGTCTGGGCGCTTGTAAGCAACTTCGGCGCCAAGGATCAGGGACTGGAGAGTCCGGATACCACGCAGGTGCTGACCTACAGTTCCAGACGTGAGAGTCTGATCAACAACCTGATCTCCGCTGCGATCCAGTACAAGCTGGACGGCATTAACGTGGACTTTGAATCGCTCGACCCTTCCATCGGTGATTCCTATATCCAGTTTATCCGGGAATTATCGCTGAAATGTGCCAACAACGGCATTGTCCTTTCCGTCGATAATTATCCGCCAACAGCTTACACGGCATTCTATAACCGCTCCGAACAGGCAGTCTTTGCCGACTATGTCATACTGATGGGATATGATGAGCATTACGCAGGTTCCGAGGAAGCCGGATCGGTGGCGTCCATCGGTTTTGTCAATCAGGGTGTCGCAGATACGCTCCAAAGCGTTCCGGCAGACCAGCTGATTCTCGGTATGCCGTTTTACACACGTGTCTGGAGCGAGACTCCGGTATCGGACGATGGCGCGGCTGTCAGTACAACCGAGGACACCTCCGACAGTGATACACTCTACGAGCTGGACTGCTACTCGGCAGGCATGAAAGAAGTCCAGAACCTGATCAGCACGAACGGAGCCGTTCCGGTGTGGTCCGACACAGACGGACAGTATTATGTAGAATACATCAACGGCGGCGTCACCTACAAGATCTGGGTGGAGGATGCCACTTCACTTGAGGAGAAGTTAAAGGTAATGCAGTCCAACCAGCTCGCCGGCGGAGCTTTCTGGAAGCTTGGTCTGGAGGATCCGGCTGTCTGGGATACCATTATCAAATACATCAACTAG
- a CDS encoding N-acetylmuramoyl-L-alanine amidase: protein MKKKLELIMSLCLLAAAFILAKQGAVLVQSEKAAREKICIVVDAGHGGSDPGKVGINGALEKDINLSIALKLKDLLEQREISVVLTRDSDAGLSPADATNKKAADMQKRCQIIADANPAFTVSIHQNSYTTEDIKGAQVFYYGQSENGKRLADVLQEHLISEVDPQNTRVAKANESYYLLKKTPTPTVIVECGFLSNQSEADLLLTEDYQSKLAHAIYLGILSYLEEESLL from the coding sequence ATGAAAAAAAAGTTGGAACTTATCATGAGCCTCTGTCTTCTGGCCGCTGCCTTCATTCTCGCAAAGCAGGGCGCCGTACTGGTCCAGAGTGAAAAGGCGGCACGTGAAAAAATCTGTATTGTCGTCGATGCCGGTCACGGCGGAAGTGACCCCGGAAAGGTGGGCATCAACGGCGCACTCGAAAAGGACATCAACCTCTCCATCGCTTTAAAATTAAAAGATCTTCTGGAACAGAGAGAAATCTCTGTCGTTCTCACCCGTGATTCCGACGCCGGTCTCTCACCCGCAGACGCCACCAACAAAAAAGCCGCGGATATGCAGAAGCGCTGCCAGATAATCGCGGACGCCAATCCCGCTTTCACCGTGAGCATTCACCAGAACAGCTACACAACCGAAGACATCAAAGGCGCCCAGGTATTCTATTACGGGCAGTCCGAAAACGGCAAGCGCTTAGCGGACGTTCTCCAGGAACATCTGATCTCTGAAGTCGATCCCCAGAATACACGCGTCGCCAAGGCAAACGAAAGCTACTATCTCCTAAAAAAAACACCCACACCTACGGTAATCGTAGAATGTGGGTTTTTAAGCAACCAGAGCGAAGCCGATCTGCTCTTGACCGAAGATTATCAGAGCAAGCTTGCTCATGCCATCTATCTGGGGATTCTCTCCTATCTCGAAGAAGAATCCCTGCTATAA
- a CDS encoding DUF6240 domain-containing protein, whose protein sequence is MRVEQQSQNIIDVVKQSIGPEEKSGAVLSQYTTGAAGAAVEKSSVSDNAKSVNLKDATYAKPAAEDKQTVAEEIEASATLDVEERKNQMAVLSNTTSPEDYAKMQEDGFSLDDTTTNTIVTETDKIKAQLAKAGVDISFFGDDLDYEQMAAITGSEALARQLAQAMKEADLPCTEENVRGVMEALSLAQTLQTPGDGAVKYMLDNGMEPTIGNLYKAEYSGSAAYQANPEAAVDMTMFSDQIDAIIARAGLSVDDTSKEACQWLLDNSVPLNEENLAYYMELKNLSLPVQAEALLGSMAAAVAEGKSPQEALLVDGQSFADKAQDACDVIGEATDEDVAYVVDHGMELNIRSLKEAMAHRSGEETADSASGDAQEETAESSADGSTAYTQRELDLLTARRQLEETRLAMTAQANYALLKKGIQIDTQPLAELVEALKETENQYYEQLLKGQGVEASETNVNLFRETTERVNDLKTVPAYVLGAQGVKDASVAEVHDTGRAMRDTFERANQSYETLMTAPRADLGDSIQKAFRNVDDILNDIGLEATEANQRAVRILGYNQIEITQESVAEMKAADEQVQRVFRNLTPATVTEMIRRGIDPLDMDFSTLNATAEQIKRETGANDERGFGEFLWKLERTEGISQEERASYIGTYRLIHQVEQSDGAAVGALVNQGADITMRNLMMAVRSERRSGKMDYSVDESFGKVEGSGYSGTSITDQMEAAYQNNCVKDVADLLTPERMKVVASQTPDWEEMTPEQLKEALAQAQTDDASQDYAYAKEQLDQLSQSAKMTQDIYTVLQKYDIPNTMTNVMAMEAMVNDRNGVFRQIFGESAKGSHKEENEEQLARAKEQVLEDFGEAIASPEGLAAAQEQLAEVAENVMKGMIDSDDVTSLDIREMRLLSAQLSIGSMMAKEEQYAIPVQTESGVVGISLKVVRGDGEKGLVDITMETKLHGKIAATFQAKEHGVSGLIASDREDTKELLDSRQESLTAVLDSGNEADLHYACIADLDLNHFSTGVFGVDAPEQQETTEKQSDTTYQVQTTRLYHIAESFVRQVQDLLQGTDAQGADA, encoded by the coding sequence ATGAGAGTAGAGCAGCAGAGCCAGAATATTATAGATGTTGTAAAGCAGAGTATCGGACCGGAGGAAAAGAGCGGGGCCGTTCTGAGCCAATATACCACAGGAGCCGCGGGAGCTGCCGTGGAAAAAAGCAGTGTCAGTGACAATGCGAAATCCGTGAATTTAAAAGATGCCACCTATGCCAAGCCGGCAGCGGAAGACAAGCAGACGGTTGCCGAGGAGATCGAAGCGTCCGCGACGCTTGATGTCGAAGAGCGCAAGAACCAGATGGCGGTGTTGTCCAACACTACCTCCCCGGAAGATTATGCGAAAATGCAGGAAGACGGATTTTCACTGGACGATACGACGACCAATACGATTGTGACCGAGACGGATAAGATTAAGGCACAGCTTGCAAAAGCGGGAGTGGATATCTCTTTCTTTGGAGATGATCTGGATTACGAGCAGATGGCGGCGATTACCGGAAGCGAAGCGCTTGCAAGACAGCTGGCGCAGGCAATGAAGGAAGCCGATCTCCCGTGCACCGAGGAAAATGTGCGGGGCGTGATGGAGGCGCTCTCACTGGCGCAGACACTTCAGACGCCGGGGGACGGCGCAGTGAAATATATGCTGGATAACGGGATGGAGCCCACGATCGGTAACCTGTACAAGGCAGAGTACAGCGGAAGTGCTGCTTATCAGGCAAATCCGGAGGCAGCAGTCGATATGACGATGTTTTCGGATCAGATTGACGCGATTATTGCGCGCGCCGGGCTTTCGGTGGATGATACATCAAAAGAGGCGTGCCAGTGGCTGCTGGACAATAGCGTGCCGCTCAATGAGGAGAATCTTGCTTACTATATGGAACTGAAAAATCTCAGTCTGCCAGTGCAGGCAGAGGCGCTGCTGGGCAGTATGGCGGCTGCGGTTGCAGAAGGAAAAAGCCCGCAGGAAGCACTGCTTGTGGATGGACAATCATTTGCGGACAAGGCGCAGGATGCCTGCGATGTGATCGGCGAAGCGACGGATGAGGATGTCGCATATGTCGTGGATCACGGCATGGAGTTAAATATCCGCAGCTTAAAAGAAGCGATGGCACATCGCTCGGGTGAGGAGACGGCGGATAGCGCTTCGGGAGACGCGCAGGAGGAGACGGCAGAGAGCAGTGCGGATGGCAGCACTGCTTATACACAGAGAGAACTGGATCTGCTGACCGCCAGAAGACAGCTGGAGGAGACACGTCTTGCGATGACAGCACAGGCAAACTATGCGTTGCTCAAAAAGGGAATCCAGATTGATACCCAGCCGCTGGCAGAGCTTGTGGAGGCTTTGAAGGAGACGGAGAACCAATATTACGAACAGCTGTTGAAGGGACAGGGTGTAGAAGCTTCGGAGACGAACGTGAATCTTTTCCGTGAGACCACAGAGCGTGTCAACGATTTAAAAACGGTACCGGCATACGTGCTGGGAGCGCAGGGAGTAAAGGATGCGTCTGTCGCAGAGGTTCATGATACCGGACGTGCGATGCGGGATACCTTTGAGCGTGCAAATCAGAGTTATGAGACCCTGATGACGGCACCACGTGCAGACCTGGGGGATTCGATTCAGAAGGCATTCCGCAATGTGGATGATATTTTGAACGATATCGGACTGGAGGCGACGGAGGCAAATCAGCGTGCAGTGCGCATCCTCGGTTATAACCAGATTGAAATTACACAGGAATCCGTGGCGGAGATGAAAGCGGCGGATGAGCAGGTGCAGCGTGTATTCCGCAACCTGACGCCGGCAACGGTGACGGAGATGATCCGCAGAGGAATCGATCCGCTGGATATGGATTTTAGTACGCTGAATGCGACAGCGGAGCAGATAAAAAGGGAGACTGGCGCGAACGATGAGCGCGGCTTCGGAGAATTTTTGTGGAAGCTGGAACGCACGGAGGGAATCAGCCAGGAAGAGCGGGCTTCTTATATCGGAACGTATCGCCTGATCCATCAGGTAGAGCAGTCGGACGGCGCCGCGGTGGGAGCACTTGTAAATCAGGGAGCCGATATCACCATGCGCAATCTGATGATGGCGGTCCGATCCGAGAGGCGCAGTGGAAAAATGGATTACAGTGTGGATGAATCCTTTGGAAAAGTGGAAGGCAGTGGATATTCCGGCACTTCCATCACCGATCAGATGGAAGCGGCATATCAGAACAACTGCGTGAAAGATGTCGCAGATCTGCTCACACCGGAGCGCATGAAGGTTGTCGCATCACAGACGCCGGACTGGGAGGAGATGACTCCGGAGCAGTTAAAGGAGGCGCTCGCGCAGGCACAGACAGACGATGCCAGCCAGGATTATGCATATGCGAAGGAGCAGCTGGATCAGTTATCGCAGAGCGCGAAAATGACGCAGGATATTTACACGGTACTGCAGAAGTACGACATTCCGAATACCATGACGAACGTCATGGCGATGGAAGCCATGGTAAATGACCGGAACGGCGTATTCCGCCAGATCTTCGGCGAGAGCGCAAAGGGAAGCCACAAAGAGGAAAATGAGGAGCAGCTTGCCCGGGCGAAGGAGCAGGTGCTTGAGGATTTCGGAGAGGCAATCGCAAGCCCGGAGGGACTTGCCGCCGCACAGGAACAGCTTGCTGAGGTTGCCGAGAATGTAATGAAGGGAATGATCGACAGCGATGACGTGACAAGCCTTGATATCAGGGAGATGCGTCTGTTGTCGGCACAGTTATCCATCGGCAGTATGATGGCAAAAGAAGAGCAGTATGCAATACCGGTGCAGACCGAGAGCGGTGTTGTCGGCATTTCGCTAAAGGTTGTGCGCGGGGATGGTGAAAAAGGGCTGGTTGACATCACGATGGAAACCAAGCTTCACGGTAAGATTGCGGCAACGTTCCAAGCAAAAGAGCATGGCGTCAGCGGTCTGATTGCATCGGACCGGGAGGATACCAAAGAACTTTTAGACAGCCGGCAGGAGAGCCTTACGGCAGTATTGGACAGTGGAAACGAGGCAGATCTTCACTATGCATGCATCGCAGATCTGGATCTGAACCATTTTTCAACAGGCGTCTTTGGCGTGGATGCACCAGAACAGCAGGAGACCACAGAGAAACAGTCGGATACGACGTATCAGGTGCAGACAACAAGGCTATACCATATTGCGGAAAGCTTTGTGCGGCAGGTGCAGGATCTTTTGCAGGGAACAGATGCGCAGGGAGCGGATGCATAA
- the glgB gene encoding 1,4-alpha-glucan branching protein GlgB, with protein sequence MANFSELDRYLFGQATHYEIYRKLGAHPTDEYGIRGVCFDLWAPNAARVWVIGSFNGWDEGANEMKRLEPETMGIFELFIPGVEEGDLYKYLIETKDGKRLYKADPYANYAELRPGTASAVADIEHFKWSDAEWMKERATHKEDVYEQPLAIYEVHPGSWMRHPGRQDDGFYSYRDLAKSLIPYVTEMGYSHIELMGICEYPYDGSWGYQVTGYYAPTSRYGTPEDFAYFVNECHRHKIGVILDWVPAHFPKDAHGLAEFDGSCLYEYADPRKGEHPDWGTKIFDYGKNEVKNFLIGSALLWVEHYHVDGLRVDAVASMLYLDYGKEAGQWVPNQYGDNKNLEAIEFFKHINTLVLGRNPGAVMIAEESTAWPKVTGPVEDDGLNFSYKWNMGWMHDFLDYMKLDPYFRRDNHHKMTFAMSYNESEKYILVLSHDEVVHLKCSMINKMPGLGIDKFRNLMAGYAFMMGHPGKKLLFMGQEFAQLREWSEERELDWFLLDNPDHKHIQNWVKKLLHIYRKNPALYELDSSWGGFEWINANDADRSIYSFIRKSKDGKNQLLFVCSFTPVARPDYRVGVPAKKTYKLILDSDSEEFGGCSRQRPQSYKAVEAECDGRPYSIAYPLEPYGVAVFRY encoded by the coding sequence ATGGCAAATTTTTCAGAGCTGGATCGGTACTTATTTGGGCAGGCGACACACTATGAGATTTACCGGAAGCTGGGGGCGCATCCCACAGATGAATACGGCATCCGGGGAGTCTGCTTTGATCTGTGGGCGCCAAATGCCGCGCGTGTATGGGTCATCGGTTCCTTTAACGGATGGGATGAGGGCGCCAATGAAATGAAGCGCCTGGAGCCGGAGACGATGGGGATTTTTGAATTGTTTATTCCGGGTGTCGAGGAGGGCGATCTGTACAAGTACCTCATCGAGACGAAGGACGGAAAGCGCCTGTACAAGGCAGATCCTTATGCAAACTACGCGGAGTTAAGACCCGGAACGGCGTCGGCTGTTGCGGATATCGAACATTTTAAGTGGTCAGATGCCGAGTGGATGAAAGAGCGCGCCACACACAAGGAAGATGTATATGAACAGCCGCTTGCCATCTATGAGGTTCACCCGGGATCCTGGATGCGTCATCCGGGCAGACAGGATGACGGATTTTACAGTTATCGGGATCTGGCAAAATCTTTGATTCCGTATGTGACTGAGATGGGGTATTCCCATATCGAGCTTATGGGAATCTGCGAATATCCGTACGATGGTTCCTGGGGCTATCAGGTAACCGGTTATTATGCGCCTACCTCGCGCTATGGAACACCGGAAGACTTCGCTTATTTTGTAAATGAATGCCACAGACACAAGATCGGCGTCATCTTAGACTGGGTTCCGGCACATTTTCCAAAGGATGCGCACGGTCTGGCAGAGTTTGACGGAAGCTGTCTCTATGAGTATGCAGACCCGAGAAAAGGGGAGCATCCGGACTGGGGCACTAAGATTTTTGATTACGGTAAGAACGAGGTCAAGAATTTCCTGATCGGCAGCGCCCTGCTGTGGGTGGAGCATTACCATGTGGACGGTCTGCGTGTGGACGCGGTGGCGTCCATGCTGTATCTCGATTACGGAAAGGAAGCCGGTCAGTGGGTTCCGAACCAGTATGGCGATAATAAGAACCTGGAAGCAATCGAGTTCTTTAAACATATCAATACCCTGGTTCTCGGAAGAAATCCGGGAGCTGTCATGATTGCGGAGGAATCTACCGCATGGCCGAAAGTGACCGGACCGGTGGAGGATGACGGACTGAATTTCAGCTATAAGTGGAACATGGGCTGGATGCATGATTTTTTGGATTACATGAAGCTGGATCCTTACTTTCGACGGGATAATCATCACAAGATGACATTTGCGATGAGCTACAATGAGAGCGAAAAATACATTCTGGTGCTCTCCCACGATGAGGTTGTACATCTGAAATGCTCCATGATTAACAAAATGCCGGGACTTGGCATTGATAAGTTCCGCAATCTCATGGCAGGCTACGCGTTTATGATGGGACATCCGGGGAAGAAGCTTTTATTTATGGGACAGGAATTTGCACAGCTTCGCGAGTGGAGTGAGGAGCGCGAGCTGGACTGGTTCCTTCTCGACAATCCGGATCACAAGCATATCCAGAACTGGGTGAAAAAACTGCTTCATATTTACCGGAAGAATCCGGCGCTTTACGAGCTCGACAGCAGCTGGGGCGGTTTCGAGTGGATCAATGCGAACGATGCGGACAGAAGCATCTACAGTTTCATCCGCAAGAGCAAGGACGGAAAAAATCAGCTGCTCTTTGTGTGCAGCTTTACACCGGTGGCAAGACCGGATTACAGAGTGGGAGTGCCTGCCAAGAAGACCTACAAGCTGATATTGGACAGTGACTCCGAAGAGTTTGGAGGATGTAGCAGACAGCGTCCGCAGAGTTACAAGGCGGTGGAGGCCGAATGTGACGGCAGACCATACTCGATCGCGTATCCTCTGGAGCCGTACGGCGTGGCGGTATTTCGTTACTGA